The following are from one region of the Sulfurimicrobium lacus genome:
- a CDS encoding iron-containing alcohol dehydrogenase — protein MTDIFSIARLPRIEFGAGSAKKLPDILARYGKRVLLVSGGRSFLGSLHWEGLNAALQAQGFAWEIFQVTDEPSPQLVDEAVASLRGGRFDVVLGIGGGSVLDAAKAIAGLLKPGNSVMDHLEGVGPELPYRGPATPLVAVPTTAGTGSEATKNAVLSTHGPDGFKKSFRDEQLVAEYAVVDPDLLASCPSHLIAANGMDAFTQLLESFVSSKANPFTDALAWSGMEAVRDGLLPWYENDMDAALGREKMAYAALLSGITLAQVGLGSVHGLAAPLGAFFPIPHGVACGTLLAAATRVNIEAMEAREPANPALAKYARAGRLLSRQAHGDDSAAHGALLRVLDAWTERMDVPRLGAFGVGEADLPRIVANCRGSSMKTNPVVIPDNDVGKILRMRL, from the coding sequence ATGACCGATATCTTTTCCATCGCCCGCTTGCCGCGCATCGAGTTCGGCGCCGGCAGCGCAAAGAAACTGCCCGATATTTTGGCCCGCTACGGCAAGCGGGTGCTGCTCGTCAGCGGCGGCCGATCCTTCCTCGGCTCGCTGCATTGGGAAGGGCTGAACGCGGCGTTGCAGGCGCAGGGATTCGCCTGGGAAATATTCCAGGTTACGGACGAGCCTTCGCCGCAACTGGTGGACGAGGCTGTCGCAAGCCTGCGTGGCGGACGGTTCGACGTGGTGCTGGGCATCGGCGGCGGCAGCGTGCTGGACGCCGCCAAGGCAATAGCCGGATTGCTCAAGCCGGGCAATTCGGTGATGGATCACCTTGAGGGCGTGGGCCCGGAACTGCCTTACCGTGGCCCGGCGACGCCTTTAGTCGCGGTGCCGACGACCGCCGGGACGGGCTCCGAGGCGACCAAGAACGCGGTGCTTTCCACGCACGGCCCGGATGGCTTCAAGAAGTCTTTCCGCGACGAGCAGCTGGTGGCGGAATATGCGGTGGTCGATCCGGACTTGCTGGCTTCCTGCCCGTCGCACCTGATCGCCGCCAATGGCATGGATGCCTTCACCCAGCTGCTGGAGTCCTTTGTTTCCAGCAAGGCCAACCCGTTCACCGACGCGCTGGCGTGGTCCGGCATGGAGGCAGTGCGCGATGGCCTGCTGCCATGGTACGAGAATGATATGGATGCTGCACTCGGGCGGGAGAAGATGGCGTATGCCGCGCTGCTTTCCGGCATCACCCTGGCCCAGGTGGGGTTGGGATCGGTGCACGGCCTGGCCGCGCCGCTCGGCGCTTTCTTCCCCATCCCCCACGGCGTGGCGTGCGGCACCCTGCTGGCAGCGGCGACGCGCGTGAACATCGAGGCCATGGAGGCGCGCGAGCCGGCCAATCCGGCGCTGGCAAAGTATGCGCGCGCCGGACGCCTGTTGAGCCGCCAGGCCCATGGCGACGACAGTGCGGCGCACGGGGCGCTGTTGCGCGTCCTCGACGCATGGACCGAGCGCATGGACGTGCCGCGCCTGGGCGCGTTCGGCGTGGGCGAGGCGGACCTTCCGCGCATCGTCGCCAACTGCCGCGGCAGCAGCATGAAGACCAACCCGGTGGTTATCCCTGATAATGATGTCGGAAAAATCCTACGGATGCGGCTATAA
- a CDS encoding ABC transporter permease, which produces MLIQDFLPFTASSIIAHRLRSLLTALGIAVGIAAVILLTSIGEGIHQFVLSEFTQFGSNLIGIAPGKATTHGGPSAGIISSVRPLSIEDAEALRRAPHVEYVDPSVQGNADLQAEGKSRRVTVYGVGHEMAQTFRMKVQAGSFLPPDDPRAARAFVVLGAKVKQELFGAVNPLGSRIRIGSERYRVIGVMEAKGQVLGFDLDDTVYIPVSRALELFNRAGLMEIHVTYHSNAPLDAVVEGIKKVLLARHGREDFTITPQQKMLEVMGSVLDVLTFAVGALGGISLLVGGVGILTIMTMAVTERTSEIGLLRSLGAKRSQILALFLGEAALLAAVGGAAGLALGVGLAQLLHVAFAALPVHTPWSYAALAEGVAVGIGLVAGVLPARRAAMMDPVEALRTE; this is translated from the coding sequence ATGCTGATCCAGGACTTCCTGCCCTTTACCGCGAGTTCCATCATCGCGCACCGTCTGCGCAGCTTACTCACCGCGCTGGGCATCGCCGTCGGCATCGCCGCTGTGATTCTGCTCACTTCCATCGGCGAGGGGATACACCAGTTCGTCCTGTCGGAATTCACCCAGTTCGGCTCCAATCTCATCGGCATCGCGCCGGGCAAGGCGACCACCCACGGCGGGCCTTCCGCCGGCATCATCAGTTCGGTGCGTCCGCTCAGCATCGAGGACGCGGAGGCGCTGCGGCGCGCGCCCCACGTCGAGTACGTGGACCCCAGCGTCCAGGGCAACGCCGATCTCCAGGCCGAAGGCAAGTCGCGGCGCGTGACGGTGTACGGCGTGGGGCACGAGATGGCACAAACCTTCCGCATGAAGGTGCAGGCAGGCAGTTTTCTGCCCCCTGACGATCCCCGTGCGGCAAGGGCTTTCGTGGTGCTGGGCGCGAAGGTGAAGCAGGAGCTGTTCGGCGCGGTCAATCCGCTCGGCAGCCGCATCCGCATCGGCAGCGAGCGCTACCGCGTGATCGGCGTGATGGAGGCCAAGGGGCAGGTGCTGGGCTTCGACCTGGACGATACGGTGTACATTCCGGTGTCCCGTGCGCTGGAGCTATTCAACCGCGCCGGCCTGATGGAAATCCACGTCACCTATCACAGCAACGCCCCGCTGGACGCGGTGGTGGAGGGGATCAAAAAGGTGCTGTTGGCACGCCACGGGCGCGAGGATTTCACCATCACGCCGCAGCAGAAAATGCTCGAAGTCATGGGTTCGGTACTGGACGTGCTGACCTTCGCCGTGGGCGCGCTGGGCGGTATTTCGCTGCTGGTGGGCGGGGTCGGGATTCTGACCATCATGACCATGGCGGTGACCGAGCGCACCAGCGAAATCGGCCTGCTGCGCTCGCTGGGCGCCAAGCGCAGCCAGATTCTCGCGCTTTTCCTCGGCGAAGCGGCCTTGCTCGCCGCCGTGGGCGGGGCGGCGGGGCTGGCGCTGGGCGTCGGGCTGGCGCAACTGCTGCACGTCGCGTTCGCCGCCCTGCCCGTGCATACGCCGTGGTCCTATGCCGCGCTGGCGGAGGGTGTCGCGGTCGGTATCGGGCTCGTCGCCGGCGTGCTGCCGGCGCGGCGCGCGGCCATGATGGACCCGGTGGAAGCGCTGCGCACAGAATGA
- a CDS encoding ABC transporter permease, whose amino-acid sequence MNLADVLRFASVSLAGARTRTLLMVAAMSIGVASVVVLTSLGEGARRYVMGQFSSLGSNLVIVLPGRSETTGGTPGMLLGETTRDLTLDDALSLTRSRAIRRIAPLNVGSALVSTHRRNREAPVLGSTADMLPIRHMSMGQGRFLPGGDPRQATPVCVLGAKVKSELFGAQPAVGEWLRIGDRRFRVVGILASQGQSMGFDTDELVIVPVASAQMLFNTSSLFRILIEARSREDIVRAKQDAEDILAKRHEGERDVTVITQDAILATFDRILRALTLAVGGIAAISLAVAGILIMNVMLIAVSQRTQEIGLLKALGAAPRQIRQLFFAEAAVLSFAGAVAGLILGALGSYIIGRIYPVLPTTPPWWAVLAAFGTALATGILFSVAPARRAARLDPVESLARH is encoded by the coding sequence ATGAATCTGGCGGACGTGCTGCGCTTCGCCTCCGTCAGCCTAGCCGGCGCCCGCACCCGAACCTTGTTGATGGTCGCGGCCATGTCCATCGGCGTGGCCTCGGTGGTAGTGCTCACTTCGCTCGGCGAAGGCGCGCGGCGCTACGTGATGGGGCAGTTTTCCTCTCTCGGCAGCAACCTGGTGATCGTGCTTCCCGGCCGCTCCGAAACCACCGGCGGCACCCCCGGCATGCTGCTGGGCGAGACCACCCGCGACCTTACCCTCGACGATGCGCTGAGCCTCACGCGCAGCCGCGCCATCCGGCGCATCGCCCCGCTCAACGTGGGCTCGGCGCTGGTCAGCACCCATCGACGCAACCGCGAAGCGCCGGTGCTGGGCTCCACTGCCGATATGCTGCCAATCCGCCACATGAGCATGGGGCAGGGGCGTTTCCTGCCCGGCGGCGACCCGCGTCAGGCGACGCCGGTGTGCGTGCTGGGCGCCAAGGTGAAGAGCGAACTGTTCGGTGCGCAGCCGGCGGTGGGCGAATGGCTGCGCATCGGCGACCGGCGCTTCCGCGTGGTAGGGATTTTGGCGAGCCAGGGGCAGTCGATGGGCTTCGACACCGACGAACTGGTGATCGTGCCGGTCGCTTCGGCGCAGATGCTGTTCAACACCTCCTCCCTGTTCCGCATCCTGATCGAGGCGCGCAGCCGCGAGGATATCGTCCGCGCCAAGCAGGACGCGGAGGATATCCTGGCGAAGCGCCACGAGGGCGAGCGCGATGTGACCGTGATCACCCAGGACGCCATCCTCGCCACCTTCGACCGCATCCTGCGCGCGCTGACCCTGGCGGTCGGCGGCATCGCGGCGATCAGCCTCGCCGTGGCCGGCATCCTGATCATGAACGTGATGCTGATCGCGGTTTCCCAGCGCACCCAGGAAATCGGCCTGCTCAAGGCGCTCGGCGCGGCGCCGCGGCAGATTCGCCAGCTCTTTTTCGCCGAGGCCGCGGTGCTGTCCTTTGCCGGGGCGGTAGCCGGCCTGATACTAGGCGCGCTGGGAAGTTACATCATCGGCCGTATCTATCCGGTGCTGCCTACCACGCCGCCGTGGTGGGCGGTGCTGGCGGCGTTCGGCACCGCGCTGGCGACGGGTATTCTGTTCAGCGTGGCACCGGCGCGGCGGGCGGCTCGGCTCGACCCGGTCGAGTCCTTGGCCAGGCATTAA
- a CDS encoding ABC transporter ATP-binding protein has product MIQLAGIQRVFQVGDQEVHALSDVDLSIDAGEYLSIMGPSGSGKSTLLNLIGLLDRPTAGLYRLDERDVTGLSDEEQARVRREKIGFVFQFFHLIPRLTAAANIELPLLLAGVPADERNSRVARLIADYGLNGRETHRPDQLSGGQRQRVAIARATVMQPAVILADEPTGNLDRATGQEVMSILEGLAARGVTLILVTHDPEIGNRARRKLRMVDGRIVADLRS; this is encoded by the coding sequence ATGATCCAGCTCGCGGGCATCCAGCGCGTGTTCCAGGTGGGCGACCAGGAAGTCCATGCCCTGTCCGACGTGGATTTGTCCATCGACGCGGGCGAATACCTTTCCATCATGGGGCCGTCCGGCTCGGGGAAATCCACGCTGCTCAACCTGATCGGCTTGCTGGACCGCCCCACTGCCGGCCTTTACCGCCTCGACGAGCGCGACGTGACCGGCCTTTCCGACGAGGAGCAGGCGCGGGTGCGGCGCGAAAAAATCGGTTTCGTGTTCCAGTTCTTCCATCTCATCCCGCGCCTTACCGCCGCCGCGAACATCGAACTACCCCTGCTGCTGGCCGGCGTCCCGGCCGACGAGCGCAACAGCCGCGTGGCCCGCCTGATCGCGGATTATGGCCTGAACGGGCGTGAGACCCACCGCCCGGACCAGCTTTCCGGCGGCCAGCGCCAGCGCGTCGCCATCGCGCGCGCCACGGTGATGCAACCGGCGGTGATCCTGGCCGACGAGCCTACCGGCAACCTCGACCGCGCCACAGGGCAGGAAGTGATGAGTATCCTGGAAGGGCTGGCGGCCAGGGGCGTGACCCTGATCCTGGTGACGCACGACCCGGAAATCGGCAACCGCGCCCGGCGCAAGTTGCGCATGGTCGACGGCAGGATCGTGGCGGACCTGCGCTCATGA
- a CDS encoding efflux RND transporter periplasmic adaptor subunit, whose amino-acid sequence MDLPTKARKFPLRLILALALLALLFAAGWYGTRAKPVVVVVTQVEPGTVEATVANTRAGTVKACRRARLAPQSGGQIAHLLVHEGERVKAGQVLLELWNEDLSAQEKLSRQQLNSAQAGIQQACTVAAQFERDAERTRELKARGFVSDARLDQAVSDAKARRAACDAARTDAGQARERIAVARAGMDRTQLRAPFDGIVAEVTGELGEFTTPSPPGIPTPPAIDLIDDSCLYVSAPIDEVDAPHVQVGMLARITLDAMPGRHFGGKVRRIAPYVLDLEKQARTVEVEVQFDDPAATKALLVGYSADVEIVYTTHPNVVRIPTAALLEGDKVLVLRPGDERLEERQVRTGLSNWEYSEITGGLKAGEQIVTSLDRAGVKAGVRVAVEQAGSKPNGHGK is encoded by the coding sequence ATGGACCTCCCGACCAAAGCACGTAAATTTCCCTTGCGCCTTATCCTGGCCTTAGCGTTGCTGGCGCTGCTGTTCGCGGCCGGCTGGTATGGGACGCGCGCAAAGCCAGTCGTCGTGGTGGTGACGCAAGTGGAACCCGGCACCGTCGAGGCGACCGTGGCCAACACCCGGGCCGGAACGGTCAAGGCGTGCCGTCGTGCCCGGCTGGCGCCGCAATCCGGCGGGCAGATCGCGCACTTGCTGGTGCATGAGGGCGAGCGCGTGAAAGCCGGACAGGTGTTGCTGGAATTGTGGAACGAGGACCTCTCGGCGCAGGAAAAACTTTCGCGTCAGCAGCTCAATTCCGCCCAAGCCGGCATTCAGCAGGCCTGCACCGTGGCGGCGCAGTTCGAGCGCGACGCGGAACGCACGCGCGAGCTCAAGGCGCGCGGCTTCGTGTCCGACGCGCGCCTGGATCAGGCCGTGTCGGATGCCAAGGCGCGGCGCGCCGCCTGTGACGCCGCACGCACCGATGCCGGCCAGGCCCGCGAGCGCATCGCCGTGGCCCGGGCCGGCATGGATCGCACCCAGTTGCGCGCGCCTTTCGACGGTATCGTGGCCGAAGTAACCGGCGAGCTGGGCGAATTCACCACGCCGTCGCCCCCCGGCATCCCCACCCCCCCCGCCATTGATCTGATCGATGACTCCTGTCTCTACGTCAGCGCGCCGATCGACGAAGTGGATGCGCCTCATGTGCAGGTCGGCATGCTTGCGCGCATCACCCTGGACGCCATGCCCGGGCGCCATTTCGGCGGCAAGGTGCGGCGCATCGCGCCTTACGTGCTGGACCTGGAAAAGCAGGCGCGCACGGTGGAAGTGGAGGTGCAGTTCGACGATCCTGCGGCGACCAAGGCGCTGCTGGTGGGTTACAGCGCCGACGTGGAGATCGTCTACACCACGCATCCCAACGTGGTTCGCATCCCGACCGCGGCCTTGCTGGAAGGGGACAAGGTGCTGGTGCTGCGTCCCGGCGACGAGCGGCTGGAAGAGCGCCAGGTAAGAACCGGCCTCTCCAACTGGGAATACAGCGAAATCACCGGCGGCCTGAAGGCAGGAGAACAGATCGTGACTTCCCTCGACCGCGCCGGGGTCAAGGCCGGGGTGCGTGTCGCGGTGGAGCAGGCAGGCAGCAAGCCCAACGGTCATGGCAAGTGA
- a CDS encoding CBS domain-containing protein, whose product MTNIEYTPIASAKLENGASFHRTERIFDLIKLDDPAIAVMTDLKKVSALTIAEKAPIDAANARMKHRGVRLLLVVNDDDTVVGLITSTDLHGAKPIQHIQKHGGTYHDITVQDIMTPQDKLEVICMEDINRTRVGNIVATLKQAGRSHALVVDRHERENKQVIRGIISASQIARQLDIEIPTTEIAKTFAEIEALLASA is encoded by the coding sequence GTGACCAACATCGAATACACCCCGATCGCTTCCGCCAAGCTGGAAAATGGGGCTTCTTTCCATCGTACCGAGCGGATTTTCGACCTCATCAAGCTGGATGATCCGGCCATTGCGGTAATGACGGACCTCAAGAAGGTCAGTGCGCTGACCATCGCGGAAAAGGCGCCGATCGATGCTGCCAATGCGCGCATGAAGCATCGCGGCGTGCGCTTGTTGCTGGTGGTGAACGACGACGACACCGTGGTCGGGCTGATCACGTCGACCGATTTGCACGGCGCCAAGCCGATCCAGCATATCCAGAAGCATGGCGGCACCTACCACGACATTACTGTGCAGGACATCATGACGCCGCAGGACAAGCTCGAAGTGATCTGCATGGAAGACATCAACCGTACCCGAGTCGGCAACATCGTCGCGACTCTCAAGCAGGCCGGCCGTTCGCACGCCCTGGTGGTGGACCGCCACGAGCGGGAAAACAAGCAGGTGATCCGCGGCATCATCTCCGCGTCGCAGATTGCCCGGCAGCTGGACATCGAAATCCCGACCACGGAAATCGCCAAGACCTTCGCCGAGATCGAAGCGCTGCTGGCCAGCGCCTGA